Part of the Suncus etruscus isolate mSunEtr1 chromosome 20, mSunEtr1.pri.cur, whole genome shotgun sequence genome, ggggttactcctgactgtgctcagaaatcactcctggcaggctcggagagaccatatgggatgccaggaatcgaacccatgttggctgcatgcaagacaaacgtcctatcgctgtgctattgctccagcccagggaCACATTTTGATAGGAGCCATATACTGCAGTGCTGGGAAATCCAGGGCCACTGGTGTTCAACCTGGTCTTGCTCAGGGCTGCAACTAGAGGTGCTAGAGGTGGGGCATGCGGTACAAGAATCAGTCTCCCAGATGCCATGTTGAAGCTAAGCATGTAcctttcttctttgtcaaggGGGGATGCAATGTTCagtgactggggggggggggcactttatgtggtgctgaagatgaaaagaaggtcagcagtatgcaaggcaagcaaactgAGGCAGTCATGTAACTGAGGCAGTCATGTAATCTATCTACACATTGGGCTACATCTCCTGACCCTGAGAAagaaatttgggggccacatgcagcagtgctcatgacaggcttgggggaccacctgggatgccagggatggaacccaggttggccatgtgcaagacaaatgccctacttgctgtactgttgcCTCAGCTCCTGAGAAGGAAAATCTTTTAGCAAAGGAAACTGGGACACATGGTACGAATATAGAAATCCATTCACAGGCAGCTCTGCTGCAACAGTGAGGATTAGGACTCACATTGGAATAAAATGGCAGAACACGCTAATCATGGGGCCCACTACTAAGGCTGGAGCTGTGCTCCTGGTACAGTAGGAATGTGGAAGACAAAGGGATGCAGGGAGATATGAGGTAGTAGCTAGGGGCACACAAAGGGTTTGAGTATATTCAGAAgaggaaagggtttttttttgtttgtttgtttgttttgtgacgcatagcagtgcttagggcttaactCCTGATCTgttttcagggttcactcctggtgggcttgggagaccatacagagTGCCctgatcgaacccaagttggtcgtgtgaaggcaagcaccccacccactCCAGCCGTAGAGGAAGTGATTCTGCCATCAGAAGCCTTGCCATTCCCAGTAGAGAATGAGTGAGCACACACCTAATGTCCATAAAACGACAGCTTGACTCACTCTGGGGACAGACACTCACAGGTAAGAGACCTGGGCACCATCCAGGGACCAGAAAGACAAGTAGAAGGAGCAGAGGGACAATCctaaatttagtaaatatttacttGTGCACTAGACTTGGCAGGACAGGGTTTCAACTCACGGCCTCTCTGGCTTCACTGAATGTATCTATTCCCCACCAGCAGACACCACCCTCATGCTCTGTTTCATGGTCGCATGTTTCCCTGATATATTCACTCTTACATACAGAGCTACTGTTCTTTGGTTAAATATAACAACAGGGGGCTGGCTGGATCGATAGAAtagaggtgaggcatttgccttgtacgcagccaaaaGGACAGagcctggttcgaatcccggcattgcatatggtcccctgagcctgccaggagtgacttctgagtgcagagccaggagtaacctctgaacaccgccaggtgtgacctcaaaaccaatcaattaggggccagagcaatagcggtaaggcatttgccttgcaggtgctgacccaggacggaccccggttcaaatcctggcatcccatatggtcccccgagcctgccaagagtgatttctgagtgcagagtaacccctgagcgccgtcagggacccaaaaacaaacaaaaaagacaacagTATTAGAGACACAACTATACACAGAATGACAAACACGAACATCTGGACCAAGGGAACACAGAAGCCAAAATGGGTCCCTAAGAATAAGCCACTTTGAGCCAAGAGCTAATATGGGGGgagtacttgccttccatgtagttgaccccagttcaatccctggcatcacatatatgtACCCCAATCACTGCAagacatgatccctgagtacagaggcaggtatgacccccccataAAGAATATACCATTTCATAAGTGGAGACATAAGTTTAATCCGCTGCAGGGTTACAAATGGGACTGTGGACCCAATGCCCAGGTCATTTCTTCATGGCCACTGCCAAGCTATTTAAAGGCATTCATGTCCTTCCCAGTGGCTGATGCCACTGAAATAACACACCATCCACACCGTCAGATCTCAAACACAGAGATGCGGAGGTGCTCGGGGCAGGTACACTTTTATTGAAGTTCTTTTAAACTAAAATGATTTGCAGTAGAGGACAGAACCAGCAGGAGTAGCAGCCTTGGGGTGTGTGGCACCCCTTAACcagtgggaggaagggaaggggggagggagggaaggaaaggaagtgcTCTCTGATGCTCCCTCAGTCTAAGGAATGAGAAGGGGAGAGAATGGGAAGAGGAAGGGCAAGactatcttaaaagaaaaaccctGAAAGGCATCAACCTCCACCTGCTGAAGTTTGTTCTCCAACGGCTGATCATCCAGTTCCAGCCAAGCAGGAATAAATTAAACATCGTTCTGCCACCTCAACCGATGGCAACAAGAGCTGCCCTCTGGCTCTGGAGTCCGCATGCACCGGCTGCCAACAGCCCCGCTGCCAGAATCACTCAGGCAGATTTTCCGCCAACTCTTTGGCCCTCTCCCTTGGCCACACTACATATGGCGGCACTTCCTGACCGGGTCTCACTTCACTTCCGCTTCTTCTCCTGCGTGCTGGTGAACCACGAGTCCAGAAGCTTCTTGCTGTAGTAGAGCTGCCAGGCGTGCACCTGCACTGCTAACACCAGCACCAGGTACATAACGGAGACGGCGGAGAAGCCGAAGAGGAAGCGGTAGGCCTTGCCGTGCCGGTACAGCTGTTGTGCTGCGGGGAACATCTCCATGCTGCCATAGATGAGTGGGGCGATGGAGAAGAGGCCCATGCTGATCATGGAGAGAACCAGGTAGCTGATGTTGTTACGAGGGAAAGAGAAGAGGCCCAAGAGCGAGGGCGCGATGCTCAGCAGGTAAGGGTATTCCCACTGGTAGGGCATGGCCACCTGGTCGTGCGGCAGGAGCTTGAGATGGCCCACACTCATCTTGGCGACCAACAGCAGCCAGAGGACCAGATGCACGTAGATCAACTTCTTGATCTCATACTTGAGAGTCACGCTGTGGGGGGAACAGAGGGAGGAGTTGCTTTCGGGAAACCTTTTCTGACCACCTGCTGTATGCCTGCCCCAGGAAGCTAGAGTGGACCCCCAAGATGCAGAAGTGGGGAAGAACCATTCTAGCAAAAGGCTGGCCGGGTACAAGGAATTGAGAATGAAGAAAGTGAAttgagggggctgaagagatagcacagaggtagggcatttgtcttgcatgcggctgatctgggAGGGATCTGgctcgattctcagcatcccgtaggtcccccagcctaccaggggcaatttctaaatgcagagccagaagtgacccc contains:
- the JAGN1 gene encoding protein jagunal homolog 1 → MASRAGPRAAGTDGSDFQHRERVAMHYQMSVTLKYEIKKLIYVHLVLWLLLVAKMSVGHLKLLPHDQVAMPYQWEYPYLLSIAPSLLGLFSFPRNNISYLVLSMISMGLFSIAPLIYGSMEMFPAAQQLYRHGKAYRFLFGFSAVSVMYLVLVLAVQVHAWQLYYSKKLLDSWFTSTQEKKRK